Proteins encoded together in one Malassezia restricta chromosome IX, complete sequence window:
- a CDS encoding adenylyl cyclase-associated protein: protein MSSGIGNLTTLIQRLEAAASRLEDIVIAQTGEPEKSEKSEAEPVAPAASSPALEAWAADVGPAVRAYEDASAAIGPLVREHAELVRRAMDEVQHVIEAATVCRKPEQDALPAFFEPLQAAVKSVVDFRDAHRGDTALFSHFSTVSEGVPALAWVAVEPTPGPYIGDMKDSAQFYANRIIKEYKGSDEAHVAWARSFIAVLDAMRTYVMAHHRTGLAWQAHGQDLSVYRKASASSASAPPAPPPAPPAPPAPPAPPAPPAPPAPPAPAAPAPVPPSVGGMDAVFQDINQGEGITRSLRKVDRSEMTHKNPALRAPQAAPAAPAASASTAAPVASKRHAPHKALDGNKWAVEHFAHDAHIVVDGTDIGHTVHIFDCDHCVIHIRGKVNAVSMLSCTKTSVVIDSLVSSLEVTHCHSFAAQVMGYTPTVLIDSCDSGQVYLSEQGLQTDVITAKSSALNVSVPAASGEPGVLEEIALPEQLKHTLTRSGPRTVAHSEVVHHAG, encoded by the coding sequence ATGTCGTCTGGCATTGGGAATCTGACGACGCTCAttcagcgcctcgaggcggccgcTTCGCGCCTCGAGGATATTGTGATTGCGCAGACGGGTGAGCCGGAGAAGAGCGAGAAGTCCGAGGCGGAGCCGGTGGCGCcggctgcgtcgtcgccggcgcTGGAGGCGTGGGCCGCCGACGTGGGGCCCGCCGTCCGTGCGTACGAGGACGCGAGTGCGGCGATCGGCCCcctcgtgcgcgagcatgccgagctggtGCGACGTGCGATGGACGAGGTACAGCATGTGATCGAGGCGGCGACCGTGTGCCGCAAGCCGGAGCAGGACGCCCTGCCCGCGTTCTTCGAGCCGCTCCAAGCTGCTGTCAAGAGCGTCGTCGACTTTCGCGATGCGCACCGCGGCGACACGGCCCTCTTTTCCCACTTTTCTACCGTCAGTGAGGGCGTGCCGGCCCTCGCCTGGGTCGCCGTCGAGCCGACGCCCGGGCCGTACATCGGCGATATGAAGGACAGCGCGCAGTTCTATGCGAATCGCATCATCAAGGAGTACAAAGGCTCCGACGAGGCCCACGTAGCCTGGGCGCGCTCGTTCATCGCGGTGCtcgacgccatgcgcacgtaTGTCATGGCGCACCACCGCACGGGTCTGGCGTGGCAGGCGCATGGTCAGGATCTAAGTGTGTACCGCAAagcctcggcctcgtccgcctcggcaccgccggcaccgccacccgcgccacctgcgccacctgcgccacctgcgccacctgcgccacctgcgccacctgcgccgcccgcgcctgctgcgcccgcgcctgtgccgccgagcgtgggcggcatggacgcCGTGTTCCAAGACATCAATCAGGGCGAGGGCATCACGCGGTCGCTGCGCAAGGTCGACAGGAGCGAGATGACGCACAAGAACCCAGCCTTGCGTGCGccacaggcggcgccggctgcgcccgccgcgtccgcctcgacggcggcaCCTGTGGCGTCGAAGCGCCATGCGCCCCACAAGGCCCTCGACGGCAACAAGTGGGCCGTCGAGCActttgcgcacgacgcgcacatcgtcgtGGATGGCACGGACATTGGCCACACGGTCCACATCTTTGACTGCGACCACTGCGTGATTCACATCCGCGGCAAGGTCAATGCCGTGTCGATGCTCTCCTGCACCAAGACGAGCGTCGTGATCGACTCGCTCGTGTCGTCACTCGAAGTGACGCACTGCCACTCCTTCGCCGCACAGGTCATGGGCTACACACCGACCGTGCTGATCGACAGCTGCGACAGTGGCCAAGTGTACCTGTCCGAGCAGGGCCTCCAGACGGACGTGATCACGGCCAAGAGCAGTGCGCTCAACGTCAGCGTGCCCGCCGCCAGTGGCGAGCCGGGCGTGCTCGAGGAAATCGCGCTgcccgagcagctcaaaCACACGCTCACTCGCTCCGGCCCACGGACCGTGGCGCACAGCGAGGTCGTCCACCATGCAGGCTAA
- a CDS encoding ribonucleoside-diphosphate reductase subunit M2, producing MAAGLAKIDMSSPTKAKQAPKHLVKEEDEAQTESPSDDLYGKFVGEVDLPEEEEPLLKEDPGRFVLFPIRYHEIWQMYKKAEASFWTAEEIDLSNDLNDWDNRMTDGERHFVSHVLAFFAASDGIVNENLVERFSTEVQATEARCFYGFQIMIENIHSETYSLLIDTYIREPEQRAFLFNAIETIPVVKKKAEWALRWISDKRASFSERLVAFAAVEGIFFSGSFASIFWLKKRGLMPGLSFSNELISRDEGLHTDFACLLFSHLKKRSHPDTVNRIITEAVAIEQDFLSDALPVSLIGMNARLMCQYIEFVADRLLVALGCPKHYHSTNPFDFMENISLQGKSNFFERRVGDYAKAGVAHDDDCANAQSNHTFSLSEDF from the coding sequence ATGGCCGCAGGCCTTGCCAAGATTGATATGAGCTCGCCCACCAAGGCGAAGCAGGCGCCGAAGCACCTCGTCAaggaggaggacgaggcgcagacCGAGTCGCCCAGCGATGACCTGTACGGCAAGTTTGTTGGTGAAGTGGACCTGCcggaagaagaggagccTCTTTTGAAGGAAGACCCTGGCCGTTTTGTGCTCTTCCCGATTCGCTACCACGAGATCTGGCAGATGTACAAGAAGGCCGAGGCGTCGTTCTGGACCGCCGAGGAGATTGACCTGTCGAACGACCTGAATGACTGGGACAACCGCATGACGGACGGTGAGCGTCACTTTGTGAGCCATGTGCTGGCCTTTTTCGCTGCGTCGGATGGTATTGTGAACGAGAATCTCGTGGAGCGCTTCAGCACCGAGGTCCAGGCGACCGAGGCTCGCTGCTTTTACGGTTTCCAGATCATGATTGAGAACATCCACTCGGAGACGTATTCGCTCCTGATTGACACGTACATCCGCGAGcccgagcagcgcgcctTCCTGTTCAACGCCATTGAGACGATTCCTGTTGTGAAGAAGAAGGCCGAGTGGGCGCTTCGCTGGATCTCGGACAAGCGTGCCTCGTTCTCGGAGCGCCTTGTGGCTTTTGCGGCCGTAGAGGGCATCTTCTTCTCGGGCTCGTTCGCCTCGATCTTCTGGCTCAAGAAGCGTGGTCTCATGCCCGGTCTGTCGTTCTCGAACGAGCTTATTTCGCGTGACGAGGGTCTGCACACCGACTTTGCGTGTCTGCTGTTCAGCCACCTGAAGAAGCGCTCGCACCCCGACACGGTGAACCGCATTATCACGGAGGCTGTGGCCATTGAGCAGGACTTTTTGTCGGATGCCCTGCCCGTCTCGCTCATTGGTATGAATGCGCGCCTGATGTGCCAGTACATTGAATTTGTGGCGGACCGCCtgctggtggcgctgggctGCCCGAAGCACTACCACTCGACGAACCCCTTTGACTTTATGGAGAATATTTCGCTGCAAGGCAAGTCGAACTTtttcgagcgccgcgtgggCGACTATGCCAAGGCCGGtgtggcgcacgacgacgactgCGCGAATGCCCAGAGCAACCACACGTTCAGCCTCTCGGAAGACTTTTAA
- a CDS encoding kinetochore protein NDC80 — MSQRRMTLASIDTNKGAVPPRTSKGSMPPPPAGSVRGSRPSLALRRSSVALGGGDVRSRMSLAPGQRRSVGMGRVSLAPGAVPPLSMPVLKDSRLRSKNARSAMEANLTQFLEETGFTMAGWSSKFVHEPTQSAFVHMFKHIYQVCVDPDYQMGADGKKFEEEVMLLMKEIRYPFVDDLTKTKLTAAGSQQNWPACLALLDWIVHLGVAVGPSRSGPMGRDDENELHALFFPYLWKCYEKFWENYDTYPDELADLARSFEHKNEALAASVQALEAEKDEMEAELRALTDKPSPLEREEHENQVLQGDLAKFVKYHHEVLVPKLDKSRRTIQRLHAAWDEYSSELRDKQQERERRQKLVDTQDVSSEEFERLVSEREWLARQLEELRVQNREAMEQCWSLEMALSKRQADVEKRLQVFHTGQQRIHLLPLSLPNGVELSELELVPAHPTTMLAPGVTMEAVRAKIETMRAAEVDSFRRLSDERVALQEAVDELLERLERTRRSTRSLEMRHESLREQIDEMGRISSAEEDESGAEYMRQEHLVNSMEHASSMALQQADTRVKALQLQLQEALESTADERAAMHEEICRALHTLLDLKVRVGKGLDAVTSAVHGVMRA, encoded by the coding sequence ATgtcgcagcggcgcatgacGCTGGCGTCGATTGACACCAACAAGGGTGCggtgccgccgcgcacgtcgaAGGGATCtatgccgccgccgcctgctggGAGTGTTCGTGGCAGCCGGCCGTCtctggcgctgcgccgctcgagcgtggcgcTGGGTGGGGGTGACGTGCGGTCGCGGATGAGTTTGGCGCCAGGGCAGCGGCGTTCGGTCGGGATGGGCCGCGTATCGCTGGCGCCGGgtgctgtgccgccgctgtCGATGCCGGTGCTGAAGGATAGTCGACTGCGCAGCAAGAatgcgcgctcggcgatggAGGCGAACCTGACGCAGTTCCTGGAGGAGACGGGCTTTACGATGGCGGGGTGGTCCTCCAAATTTGTGCATGAGCCGACGCAGTCGGCGTTCGTCCACATGTTCAAGCATATTTACCAGGTGTGCGTGGACCCTGACTACCAGATGGGGGCGGATGGCAAAAAGTTTGAGGAGGAAGTGATGCTGCTTATGAAGGAGATTCGGTACCCGTTTGTGGACGACCtgacgaagacgaagcTCACTGCGGCGGGCAGCCAGCAGAACTGGCcggcgtgccttgcgctACTGGACTGGATTGTGCACCTTGGCGTGGCTGTGGGGCCCTCGCGCAGTGGTCCGATGGGGCGGGACGATGAAAAtgagctgcatgcgctgtTTTTCCCGTACTTGTGGAAGTGCTACGAAAAGTTTTGGGAGAATTATGACACGTACCCTGATGAGCTCGCGGATCTGGCGCGCAGCTTTGAGCACAagaacgaggcgctcgcggcgtCCGTccaggccctcgaggcGGAGAAGGACGAGATGGAGGCTGAGTTGCGAGCGCTGACCGACAAGCCGTCGCCGCTGGAGCGCGAAGAGCACGAGAACCAAGTGCTGCAAGGCGATCTCGCCAAGTTTGTCAAGTACCACCACGAGGTGCTCGTGCCGAAGCTGGACAAGAGCCGACGCACGATCCAGCGGCTGCACGCTGCATGGGACGAGTATTCGTCCGAGCTGCGGGACAAGCAGCAGGAAcgtgagcgccgccagAAGCTTGTCGACACGCAGGACGTGTCGTCGGAGGAGTTTGAGCGGCTCGTATCGGAGCGCGAGTGGCTTGCGCGGCAGCTGGAGGAGCTCCGTGTCCAGAACCGcgaggcgatggagcaGTGCTGGAGCCTGGAAATGGCGCTGAGCAAGCGCCAAGCGGATGTGGAGAAGCGGCTCCAGGTCTTTCACACtgggcagcagcgcatccaccTGCTGCCTCTGTCGCTGCCGAACGGCGTGGAGCTGTCGGAGCTGGAGCTTGTGCCGGCGCACCCGACGACGATGCTGGCGCCGGGTGTGACGATGGAGGCGGTGCGAGCCAAGATCGAGACGATGCGCGCTGCGGAGGTCGACTCGTTCCGGCGGCTCTCGGACGAGCGTGTGGCCCTCCAGGaggccgtcgacgagcttcttgagcgtctggaacgcacgcggcgcagcacacggaGCCTGGAGATGCGCCACGAGtcgctgcgcgagcagaTTGACGAGATGGGGCGCATTTCGAGTGCGGAAGAGGACGAGTCAGGCGCCGAGTACATGCGGCAGGAGCATCTCGTCAACAGCATGGAGCATGCGAGCTCGATGGCCCTGCAGCAGGCCGACACGCGGGTCAAGgccctgcagctgcagctgcaagaggcgctcgagtcgacggccgacgagcgcgctgcGATGCACGAGGAGATCTGccgcgcgctgcacaccCTCCTCGATCTCAAGGTGCGCGTCGGCAagggcctcgatgccgtcACCTCGGCGGTGCACGGGGTCATGCGGGCCTAG
- a CDS encoding ubiquitin carboxyl-terminal hydrolase 5/13 has protein sequence MKRRASDDVCGHVASASLQPPSASQDVCKDECMWCFDSQDTPTGVAVCMHCFLAGCLAQAHAGRHCEQTGHALALWLRRTPKPAAPITRLAVVDVPDDERYDYERRIVCMACDTKHGRELRDVPAPIQAVATAIVHATSHAHKAEVHAWEEDIVPCAHTQALEQDAVAAPSLGGDASCARCELTSNLWMCLQCGHLGCGRAQFGGVAGHSHALAHYEQTGHPCSVKQGTITPEGSGDVYCYACNDARIDPALDVHLRALGVPVATLSKTEKSSTELQLEQNIQFDFRMVDDEGHAMRPAYGPGHTGIQNLGNSCYLASIIQAVWSIPAFRERYGHDAGACASPWDLECQLRKLTDGLGSGRYAEGDAPRGIRPAMLKACLGRGHPEFASMRQQDAEEFLQHLVTVLRRESHPEGDPTRVFGYVLEHRLQCTACRRVRYTEEAVDVGVGLPVPVRGTDGHYEDVSLRESFDALVAPDTIQYTCPSCARSVTATKQTRFATLPDVLVVQAQRFQLVNWVPQKMPVRFQVPLTESLDMSTYLGHGQRDDEEALPDEGHVAVDPEAMATLSSLGFADAQVQQAWHATGGDLEASAHWLLEHGASVDEGATPLQALQDMGFSHAQSRKALRLHGDVEAAVAWLFDNPDDPGDDDTAEPTPTQRLGTRSPTTYQLMSFVTHRGPSVHSGHYVAHVRDDTGWVFYNDDKVVHAPMHGTSSSVSALSDMAYLYFFRRTP, from the coding sequence atgaagcgccgagcgagcgaCGACGTGTGTGGCCACGTAGccagcgcgtcgctgcagccTCCTTCGGCCTCGCAGGATGTGTGCAAGGACGAGTGCATGTGGTGCTTTGACTCACAGGACACGCCCACCGGCGTCGCTGTGTGCATGCACTGCTTCCTCGCCGGGTGCCTTGCCCAAGCGCATGCGGGCCGGCACTGCGAGCAGACGGGGCATGCACTGGCGCTCtggctgcggcgcacgcccaaGCCCGCTGCGCCGATCACGCGCCTAGCCGTCGTCGATGTgccggacgacgagcggTACGACTatgagcggcgcatcgtgtgcatggcatgcgaCACGAAGCACGGCCGCGAGCtccgcgacgtgcctgcgCCCATCCAGGCCGTCGCTACGGCGATCGTGCATGCGACGTCCCACGCCCACAAGGCCGAGGTGCATGCATGGGAAGAGGACATCGTGCCGTGTGCGCACACTCAGGCTTTGGAGCAGGacgcggtggcggcgccgtcgctcggcggcgatgcgtcgTGTGCGCGCTGCGAGCTCACGTCGAACTTGTGGATGTGCCTGCAATGCGGGCACCTCGGCTGTGGCCGCGCGCAGTTTGGCGGCGTCGCCGGGCACAGTCACGCACTCGCACACTATGAACAGACAGGGCATCCCTGCAGCGTGAAGCAAGGCACCATCACGCCCGAGGGCAGTGGCGACGTGTACTGCTACGCATGCAacgacgcacgcatcgATCCAGCGCTTGACGTGCACTTGCgcgcgctgggcgtgcctGTCGCCACGCTGAGCAAGACGGAAAAGAGCAGCACggagctgcagctcgagcagaaCATCCAGTTCGATTTTCGCATggtcgacgacgaaggccatgccatgcgcccCGCGTATGGCCCAGGCCACACGGGCATCCAGAACCTCGGCAACAGCTGCTACCTCGCCTCCATCATCCAGGCCGTCTGGTCGATCCCGGCGTTCCGTGAGCGGTACGGCCACGATGCGGGCGCCTGTGCGTCGCCGTGGGACCTCGAGtgccagctgcgcaagctcACGGATGGACTCGGCTCAGGGCGGTACGCGGaaggcgacgcgccgcgcggcatCCGCCCCGCGATGCTCAAGGCATGCCTCGGACGTGGGCATCCCGAGTTTGCGAGTATGCGGCAGCAGGACGCCGAGGAGTTTCTGCAGCACCTCGTCACGGTCCTGCGGCGCGAGTCGCATCCCGAGGGCGATCCGACGCGCGTGTTTGGGTACGTCCTCGAGCACCGCTTGCAGTgcacggcatgccgccgcgtgCGGTACACGGAAgaggccgtcgacgtcggcgtAGGACTCCCTGTGCcggtgcgcggcacggacgGCCACTACGAGGACGTGTCGCTCCGCGAGAGCTTCGACGCCCTCGTCGCGCCCGACACAATCCAGTATACATGCccatcgtgcgcgcgctcCGTCACAGCGACGAAGCAGACGCGCtttgcgacgctgccggacgtgctcgtcgtccaagCCCAGCGCTTCCAGCTCGTGAACTGGGTGCCCCAAAAAATGCCCGTGCGCTTCCAAGTGCCGCTCACCGAGTCGCTGGACATGAGCACGTACCTCGGACACGgccagcgcgacgacgaagaggcgctgccTGACGAAggccacgtcgccgtcgaTCCTGAGGCTATGGCCACGCTATCGAGTCTCGGGTTCGCCGACGCGCAAGTGCAGCAGGCGTGGCACGCCACCGGGGGCGACTTGGAGGCCAGCGCTCATTGgctcctcgagcatggcgccaGCGTCGATGAGGGCGCGACACCACTCCAAGCGCTCCAAGACATGGGCTTTTCTCACGCACAGTCCCGCAAGGCCCTCCGGCTGCACGGCGACGTCGAAGCGGCCGTCGCATGGCTGTTTGACAACCCAGACGACCccggcgacgacgacaccgCCGAGCCCACaccgacgcagcgcctcggcacgcgctcgcccaCGACGTACCAGCTCATGAGCTTCGTCACGCACCGCGGGCCATCCGTGCACAGCGGCCACTAtgtcgcgcatgtgcgtgacgaCACAGGATGGGTGTTTTACAACGACGACAAGGtcgtgcacgcgccgatgcatggcacgtcgtccagcgtgtCCGCCCTGAGCGACATGGCGTACCTGTACTTTTTCCGACGTACACCCTAG